A window from Gemmatimonadota bacterium encodes these proteins:
- a CDS encoding ABC transporter permease: MVRPRGPVRWLHHLGFRRPRPEDSVAWEIEHHLSEVVDRLVAEGWDDEPARAEAERQFGDRRRYGPSMKRMEKGRAAMERRTEWWDFVQGGVLGVYRTARRYPGFAMAVVFTLALGIGANATMYGIVDRLLLQPPAHIVNADDVRLIFQERPSSITGETITQPGLTYPDYADLKAHDGLSVAAFTSTREETVGSGETATRARIAYASSEFFPLLGVQPTFGRFYGPDESAVGAQLTAVLADEYWERAYGSDPGVLGRTIELGGRTHEIIGVAPAGFTGVHLTAVDVWLPLEATHVASNGVDWNCLESRGCWWMSAVARLGEGITTEVAEAEATRLHINARREMIDEGRWSEDARILLVSVIAADGPNQSDEARVVRWLAGVSVVVLLIACANVANLFLARGTRQRREVAVRLALGVTRGRLVGQMVMEAVLLSLVGGGVALLLARWGGEFVRRVLLPGVFFPDSAVNARVLGFALVASIIAGLMAGLGPALQESRADVTSNLGDAARGSSGARSRLRGFLTVTQAALSVVLLVGAGLFARSLGELRDLDLGLDVDRVLLAQIEFRNPNLEEAEQTRLYEEAAQAVTGLPSVESAAATSVPFQWVFSSPLSVPHLDSIPRLPGGGPYYYPVTPGYFETVGLRITGGRAIGASDGPDDQKVTVVSATMAITLWPNADPLGQCILIGRDSGECTTVIGVVENAAQRGFQDEAVMAYYLPISQRVQAPRGLYVRTSPEARTAASDVASLLRSFSPEVRYATVQSLEEMLDPQARSWTLGASMFTVFGLLALVLAAIGLYSVLAFDVAQRTRELGIRTALGAEKWRLLTSVLFHGGRLAVLGVVIGLGTAYLAAPFATDLLFQVSPRDPATFAAVAFVLIAVSTAASVVPGVRATRVDPMVSLRAE, translated from the coding sequence ATGGTGCGACCACGGGGTCCTGTTCGCTGGCTGCACCATCTCGGCTTCCGACGGCCGCGTCCCGAGGACTCGGTCGCGTGGGAAATCGAGCATCACCTGTCGGAAGTGGTCGACCGACTGGTTGCCGAGGGATGGGACGACGAACCGGCGCGTGCGGAGGCCGAGCGGCAGTTCGGAGACCGGCGCCGATACGGACCATCGATGAAGCGGATGGAGAAAGGGAGGGCGGCGATGGAACGGCGGACGGAGTGGTGGGACTTCGTGCAGGGGGGCGTATTGGGCGTGTACCGGACGGCCCGCCGCTACCCGGGCTTCGCGATGGCCGTCGTGTTCACACTGGCGCTCGGGATCGGCGCCAACGCAACGATGTACGGGATCGTCGACCGGCTCCTCCTCCAGCCCCCTGCACACATCGTCAACGCCGACGACGTGCGGCTCATTTTCCAGGAGCGGCCGAGCTCGATCACCGGCGAGACGATCACGCAGCCCGGGCTCACCTATCCGGACTACGCCGACCTCAAGGCCCACGACGGACTCTCGGTAGCGGCGTTTACGAGCACCAGGGAGGAGACCGTCGGCAGCGGAGAGACTGCAACGCGCGCACGTATCGCATATGCGTCGTCCGAATTCTTCCCGCTGCTCGGCGTGCAGCCGACGTTCGGCCGCTTCTATGGGCCCGACGAGAGTGCAGTCGGTGCGCAGCTCACTGCGGTGCTCGCCGATGAATACTGGGAGCGGGCCTACGGCTCGGATCCTGGGGTCCTGGGTCGGACGATCGAGCTCGGCGGCAGGACGCACGAGATCATCGGTGTCGCGCCCGCCGGGTTCACCGGTGTGCACCTCACAGCGGTGGACGTCTGGCTGCCTCTCGAGGCCACGCACGTGGCCAGCAATGGAGTGGACTGGAACTGCCTCGAGAGTCGGGGATGCTGGTGGATGAGTGCGGTGGCCCGTCTCGGCGAGGGTATCACTACCGAGGTCGCTGAAGCAGAGGCGACGCGTCTCCACATCAACGCCCGCCGTGAGATGATCGACGAAGGGCGCTGGTCCGAGGACGCCCGCATCCTCCTCGTTTCCGTCATCGCGGCGGATGGTCCCAACCAGTCGGACGAGGCGCGGGTCGTGCGATGGCTCGCGGGTGTCTCCGTCGTGGTGCTGCTCATCGCGTGCGCGAATGTCGCGAATCTGTTCCTGGCGCGGGGTACCCGACAGCGCCGCGAGGTCGCGGTGCGGCTCGCTCTCGGCGTCACGCGTGGCCGGCTCGTCGGCCAGATGGTGATGGAGGCTGTGCTGCTCTCGCTCGTCGGAGGAGGCGTGGCGCTGTTGCTCGCCCGATGGGGCGGCGAGTTCGTGCGCAGGGTGCTCCTTCCCGGGGTCTTCTTCCCTGACTCGGCCGTGAACGCACGGGTGCTCGGATTTGCGCTTGTGGCGTCGATCATCGCCGGCCTCATGGCCGGGCTCGGGCCAGCCCTTCAGGAAAGCCGAGCGGACGTAACGAGCAACCTGGGTGACGCGGCCCGCGGAAGCTCCGGGGCGCGGTCCCGGCTCCGCGGCTTTCTCACCGTGACACAGGCGGCGCTCTCGGTCGTCCTCCTCGTGGGCGCCGGACTCTTCGCGCGGAGTCTGGGCGAGCTCCGGGACCTCGACCTCGGCCTGGACGTCGACCGTGTGCTGCTCGCTCAGATCGAGTTCCGCAATCCGAACCTGGAGGAGGCAGAGCAAACGCGACTCTACGAGGAGGCTGCGCAGGCAGTGACGGGGCTCCCGAGCGTGGAGTCGGCAGCCGCCACATCGGTGCCGTTTCAGTGGGTGTTCTCAAGCCCCCTGAGCGTGCCCCATCTCGACTCGATCCCGCGGCTTCCCGGGGGCGGGCCGTACTACTATCCGGTGACGCCGGGCTACTTCGAAACCGTCGGGCTACGTATCACGGGTGGACGCGCCATAGGCGCAAGCGACGGTCCGGACGACCAGAAGGTCACGGTCGTCAGCGCAACCATGGCCATCACCTTGTGGCCCAACGCCGATCCGCTCGGGCAGTGCATCTTGATCGGGCGGGATTCGGGGGAATGCACGACGGTGATTGGTGTCGTCGAGAACGCCGCACAGAGGGGCTTCCAGGACGAGGCCGTCATGGCCTACTACCTGCCGATCTCGCAGCGGGTTCAGGCTCCGCGCGGGCTCTATGTTCGGACCTCCCCCGAGGCACGTACCGCGGCGTCGGACGTCGCGTCCCTCCTTCGCAGCTTCTCGCCGGAGGTGCGTTATGCCACCGTCCAGAGCCTCGAGGAGATGCTCGATCCGCAGGCGCGGTCGTGGACTCTCGGCGCGTCGATGTTCACGGTGTTCGGCCTGCTTGCCCTCGTACTCGCGGCGATCGGGCTCTATAGCGTGCTCGCGTTCGATGTGGCGCAGCGGACCCGTGAGCTCGGCATCCGTACCGCCCTCGGCGCGGAAAAATGGCGGTTGCTCACGAGTGTGCTCTTCCACGGCGGCCGGCTCGCCGTGCTCGGCGTGGTCATTGGCTTAGGTACGGCATACCTTGCTGCGCCATTCGCCACGGACCTGCTCTTCCAGGTGTCGCCACGGGACCCCGCAACGTTCGCCGCTGTGGCGTTTGTGCTCATCGCCGTCAGCACTGCAGCGAGCGTAGTCCCTGGGGTACGCGCGACCCGCGTCGACCCGATGGTCTCGCTCAGGGCCGAGTAG
- a CDS encoding amidohydrolase family protein: MSIRFRYALTFAVALSSLLPLRTGAQEGGPYDVVILGGRVVDPETGFDAVANVGIRDDRVVAVGTQSMLGNRIIDATNLVVAPGFIDPLTSVGAATMPSARYKVTDGVTTVLALHGGPVDVAALYDEMAQRGALLNYGTNVGHGALRRAVGLSSGDEEGRAISASPEQVEQIVELARRGIMDGALGIGFGLQYVPSTSEEEVFRLFELAARYGVPSHLHIRYLGAQRPVNSVKAIHEVIATAAATGASAHVVHVNSTSPKDIDLVLDLLEGAAANGVDISADAYPWEAGSTGLESSVFDEGFRERMSIDYSDIELVSTGERLTEETFHRYRGDENRDGVILHFIPAETLRKALTSPIVMVGSDGSINAQGRGHPRGAGTYARFIRQYVREWGDLTLLEAMTKTSYLAALHLEQASPAMRRKGRLNPGADADIVVFDLERISERATYVEPAQTSVGVSYVLVNGVVVVDNGELVEGVLPGRAIRGAPGSPGGL, from the coding sequence ATGTCGATCCGTTTCCGCTACGCGTTGACGTTCGCCGTCGCGCTGTCATCCCTTCTCCCCCTCCGCACGGGGGCCCAGGAGGGCGGGCCGTACGACGTGGTCATCCTGGGCGGCAGGGTCGTCGATCCCGAGACCGGATTCGACGCCGTAGCGAACGTAGGCATCCGCGACGACCGCGTCGTGGCTGTGGGCACCCAGTCGATGTTGGGCAACCGGATCATAGACGCGACAAACCTAGTCGTTGCCCCGGGCTTTATCGATCCGCTCACATCTGTGGGTGCGGCAACCATGCCGAGCGCGCGCTACAAGGTGACCGACGGCGTCACCACGGTGCTCGCGCTCCACGGAGGGCCAGTCGACGTGGCGGCGCTCTATGACGAGATGGCGCAGCGCGGCGCGCTGCTGAACTACGGCACCAACGTCGGGCACGGGGCGCTCCGACGGGCGGTCGGCCTCTCGTCCGGAGACGAGGAAGGGCGCGCGATCTCCGCGAGCCCGGAGCAGGTCGAGCAGATCGTCGAGCTCGCCCGCCGGGGGATCATGGACGGCGCGCTGGGGATCGGCTTCGGACTGCAGTACGTGCCGAGCACCTCCGAAGAGGAGGTCTTCCGCCTCTTCGAGCTCGCAGCCCGGTACGGCGTGCCGTCGCACCTGCATATCCGCTACCTGGGAGCGCAGCGGCCGGTCAACAGCGTCAAAGCGATCCACGAGGTCATCGCGACCGCCGCGGCGACCGGCGCATCGGCCCACGTCGTGCACGTCAACTCGACGTCGCCCAAGGATATCGACCTGGTGCTCGACCTTCTGGAGGGCGCAGCGGCGAACGGCGTCGACATCTCGGCGGACGCCTATCCGTGGGAGGCGGGCTCTACCGGACTCGAGTCGTCGGTCTTCGACGAGGGCTTCCGCGAGCGGATGTCGATCGACTACTCGGACATCGAGCTGGTGAGTACCGGTGAGCGCCTCACCGAGGAGACGTTCCACCGATACCGAGGGGACGAGAACCGTGACGGCGTGATCCTGCACTTCATCCCCGCCGAGACGCTGAGGAAGGCGCTGACGAGTCCGATCGTCATGGTGGGGAGCGACGGAAGCATCAACGCCCAAGGGCGGGGGCACCCTCGGGGTGCGGGCACGTACGCGCGCTTCATCCGTCAGTACGTCAGGGAGTGGGGTGACCTCACGCTCCTCGAGGCGATGACCAAGACGAGCTACCTGGCCGCGCTGCATCTGGAGCAGGCTTCCCCGGCGATGCGGCGCAAGGGACGGCTCAACCCGGGCGCCGACGCGGACATCGTGGTCTTCGACCTGGAGCGCATCAGCGAGCGTGCGACTTACGTGGAGCCGGCGCAGACGTCCGTGGGCGTTTCGTACGTCCTGGTGAACGGCGTCGTCGTCGTAGACAACGGGGAGCTCGTGGAGGGCGTGCTCCCGGGTCGTGCGATCCGGGGAGCGCCCGGGAGCCCGGGGGGGCTGTGA
- a CDS encoding chloride channel protein, which produces MNGEILHRLRRELRRSTTAGPLALATAVGLLTGLGAIGLRWMISAVQWLFFDQGGRLSDVLAPLPWWVPLVLAPAIGMVVVSWIVRRWAPEAQGHGIPEVQFAVRQRGGRIRPRVAIVKAFASALSIGSGGSVGREGPIVQIGSSIGSTVGQIAGMGASEIRILVAAGAGAAIGSTFNAPIAGVLFAMEVILDGFASRSFGLVVVSSVAATAVVQSALGTEPSFSLVEQFTLVSNWEFGLYLGLGVITGIVALVYVWMVYQAEERFERWSFPAWAKALLGGLAVGVIGAFGSPHIFGVGHEGVELALAGALGVGMMAALVILKMLATSITLGAGGSGGVFAPALFIGAMTGGVFGTVVGELFPTVTASPGAYALVGAAALFGAAAHAPMTAIVILFEMTDNYRIVLPLMLAVVLAQLIASRLRPDSIYSIKLRRLGGFRPSAGEMGTLDILIVADAMGEEIGSVRESMDLDQLAELAQAEGTRSWVVLDEDERLVGMVAMADLERSIVAGAHERTVAEVMTTAVETTFPAETLRKAFERFSALGAYQMPVVDPEDRSRVVGVLKRSEMIWAFKELADEHQRLLKRTDALPLDDAGDSVHVELTVTAAHTDICFHRIREISVPDQALVALLRRGERVVVPRGFTRVEPGDVLTFITTRRDRSQLEAWIVSTQRGS; this is translated from the coding sequence ATGAACGGCGAAATCCTTCATCGCCTACGCCGCGAGTTGCGCCGTTCCACCACGGCCGGACCGCTGGCCCTGGCCACCGCGGTCGGCCTGCTCACCGGGTTGGGCGCCATCGGGCTCCGGTGGATGATTTCCGCAGTGCAGTGGCTGTTCTTCGATCAGGGCGGCCGCCTTTCCGACGTCTTGGCTCCACTGCCGTGGTGGGTGCCGCTCGTGCTCGCGCCGGCCATCGGCATGGTCGTGGTGTCCTGGATCGTCCGTAGGTGGGCTCCGGAGGCGCAGGGGCATGGAATCCCGGAAGTCCAGTTCGCCGTGCGACAGCGCGGGGGACGCATCCGTCCTCGTGTGGCCATCGTCAAGGCGTTTGCGTCCGCGCTCTCCATCGGGTCGGGGGGGTCCGTGGGGCGTGAGGGCCCCATCGTCCAGATCGGTTCGTCCATCGGCAGCACGGTGGGCCAAATCGCGGGGATGGGGGCCAGTGAGATTCGGATCCTGGTGGCGGCGGGCGCGGGCGCGGCGATTGGCAGCACGTTCAACGCGCCAATCGCTGGTGTGCTCTTCGCCATGGAGGTGATCCTGGATGGCTTCGCCTCGCGTTCCTTCGGATTGGTGGTGGTCTCGTCCGTGGCGGCCACCGCGGTGGTGCAGTCGGCTCTGGGTACGGAACCCTCTTTCAGCCTCGTCGAGCAATTCACTCTGGTGAGCAACTGGGAGTTCGGGCTGTACCTGGGTCTCGGCGTGATCACGGGCATCGTGGCCCTGGTCTATGTCTGGATGGTGTATCAGGCGGAGGAGCGGTTCGAACGGTGGTCGTTCCCGGCCTGGGCCAAGGCACTCCTGGGAGGGCTGGCCGTGGGAGTGATCGGGGCCTTCGGGAGCCCCCACATCTTCGGCGTCGGACATGAAGGCGTCGAGCTGGCGCTCGCCGGGGCTCTCGGTGTCGGAATGATGGCCGCGCTCGTAATCCTGAAGATGCTCGCTACCTCCATCACGCTCGGTGCCGGAGGTTCCGGCGGCGTGTTCGCCCCGGCTCTGTTCATCGGGGCGATGACGGGGGGCGTCTTCGGCACCGTGGTCGGTGAGCTGTTCCCCACCGTGACGGCGTCCCCTGGAGCATATGCGCTGGTGGGTGCTGCCGCTCTGTTCGGCGCGGCGGCCCACGCGCCCATGACGGCGATCGTCATCCTCTTCGAGATGACCGATAACTACCGGATCGTCCTCCCACTCATGTTGGCCGTAGTGCTGGCGCAGCTCATCGCCTCCCGCCTCCGCCCGGACTCCATCTACTCCATCAAGCTGCGGAGGCTCGGCGGCTTCCGCCCGTCCGCCGGTGAGATGGGAACGCTCGACATTCTCATCGTGGCGGACGCGATGGGAGAGGAAATAGGGAGCGTGCGCGAGTCCATGGACCTCGACCAACTGGCGGAGCTGGCGCAAGCGGAGGGCACACGGAGTTGGGTGGTCCTGGACGAAGACGAGCGGCTGGTAGGCATGGTGGCGATGGCGGATCTGGAGCGGTCCATCGTAGCCGGCGCACACGAGCGAACCGTCGCCGAGGTCATGACCACGGCGGTGGAGACGACTTTTCCCGCCGAGACACTTCGCAAGGCATTCGAACGATTCAGTGCCCTCGGGGCCTACCAGATGCCCGTCGTGGATCCGGAGGACCGGAGCCGCGTGGTAGGCGTGTTGAAGCGGTCGGAGATGATCTGGGCGTTCAAGGAACTGGCGGATGAGCACCAGCGACTGCTGAAGCGCACGGATGCCCTACCGCTGGACGACGCGGGCGATTCGGTTCACGTGGAGCTCACCGTAACCGCAGCCCACACGGACATATGCTTCCACCGCATTCGTGAGATCAGCGTGCCCGACCAGGCTCTCGTCGCGCTCCTGCGGCGCGGCGAGCGGGTCGTGGTACCGAGGGGTTTCACACGGGTGGAGCCCGGAGATGTGCTGACGTTCATCACCACGCGCCGCGACCGGTCTCAGTTGGAAGCATGGATCGTCAGCACCCAGCGCGGGTCGTAG
- a CDS encoding PadR family transcriptional regulator: MRSSLGVVPGTLDLLVLQTLAAQAPMHGFAILDWIRETTDDALVVEDGALYPALRRMEKRGWLESNWGVSEKGRRARYYRLTPLGSKSLAEEESRWERYVEAVAKLARQRA; the protein is encoded by the coding sequence ATGAGAAGCTCCCTCGGTGTCGTGCCGGGAACGCTCGATCTGTTGGTGCTCCAGACACTGGCTGCGCAGGCTCCCATGCACGGGTTCGCGATCCTCGACTGGATCCGTGAGACGACCGATGACGCGCTCGTCGTAGAGGACGGTGCGCTCTACCCCGCCTTGCGCCGGATGGAGAAACGGGGCTGGCTCGAGAGTAACTGGGGTGTGTCGGAGAAGGGACGCCGGGCCCGCTACTACCGTCTCACCCCCTTGGGCAGCAAGTCCCTCGCGGAAGAAGAGTCGCGCTGGGAGCGGTACGTTGAGGCGGTCGCGAAGCTCGCGCGCCAGCGGGCCTAG
- a CDS encoding aminotransferase class V-fold PLP-dependent enzyme has protein sequence MNDEVRALFPGTRDQVYLDVAARGLVPETVRQAATEYLDACVLGTSDKDALRVRVEETRAALAALIGADADEVAITKNVSEGLNLFAASLPWLEGDNVVLCPELEHPNNIYLWYNLERLRGIEVRAIPPEGGRMPVAAMVEAMDERTRVVTFPSVSFAPGFITDVQALVAGARGVGALTLVDAAQSIGALRTDVRALGVDALTVATQKCLLALYGFGFLYVRRAVAEQLIPIHVARYGIYLGGAHETAYAEGELTYQPGARRFDLGNYNYLGATAAQAALALIAEIGMEHIEHHVRRLGERLASGLLELGLPVVGGEPGADLAHIVSVGESGGGRHYTADDPAMNELYGHLTEHGVRLSIRSGVLRFSIGVYNDDADVQRVIELARGV, from the coding sequence GTGAATGACGAGGTGAGAGCGCTCTTCCCCGGGACCCGCGATCAGGTCTACCTGGACGTGGCTGCCCGGGGTCTGGTGCCGGAGACGGTGAGGCAGGCGGCCACCGAGTACCTCGACGCCTGTGTGCTCGGCACCAGCGACAAGGATGCTCTCCGTGTGAGGGTCGAAGAGACCCGTGCGGCCCTGGCGGCGCTGATAGGCGCAGACGCGGACGAGGTCGCCATCACCAAAAACGTCTCCGAGGGCCTGAACCTCTTCGCCGCGAGTCTCCCGTGGCTTGAGGGCGACAACGTAGTTCTGTGTCCCGAGCTCGAGCACCCGAACAACATCTATCTCTGGTACAACCTCGAGCGGCTGCGGGGCATCGAGGTCCGCGCCATTCCGCCGGAAGGTGGGCGCATGCCCGTAGCCGCGATGGTGGAGGCGATGGACGAGCGAACCCGGGTGGTCACCTTCCCGAGCGTCTCCTTCGCGCCGGGATTCATCACGGATGTTCAGGCTCTCGTCGCGGGGGCTCGGGGCGTGGGTGCGCTCACGTTGGTCGACGCGGCCCAGTCGATTGGTGCGCTCCGGACGGACGTGCGGGCTCTGGGAGTCGATGCGCTCACCGTCGCGACTCAGAAGTGCCTGCTGGCGCTGTACGGATTCGGCTTCCTGTACGTGCGTCGTGCGGTGGCCGAGCAGCTCATCCCGATCCATGTCGCGCGGTACGGCATCTACCTCGGAGGGGCGCACGAGACCGCGTACGCGGAAGGGGAACTCACCTACCAGCCTGGGGCCCGTCGCTTCGACCTCGGGAACTACAACTACCTGGGTGCGACCGCCGCGCAGGCGGCGCTCGCGTTGATTGCCGAGATCGGGATGGAGCACATCGAGCACCACGTGCGCCGGCTCGGCGAGAGGCTGGCGTCCGGCCTCCTGGAGCTCGGACTTCCGGTCGTGGGCGGAGAGCCAGGCGCGGACCTCGCGCACATCGTCTCGGTCGGCGAGAGCGGGGGTGGCCGCCACTACACGGCGGACGACCCGGCGATGAACGAGCTGTACGGACACCTCACGGAACACGGTGTCCGCCTATCGATTCGAAGTGGCGTGCTGCGCTTTTCGATCGGGGTTTATAACGATGATGCGGACGTGCAGCGGGTGATTGAGCTGGCGCGGGGTGTGTGA
- a CDS encoding amidohydrolase family protein, with protein sequence MLTQGVTTEILNPDGGGPLDIAAQLSGLRESGLALNVGANTGFNRIWTEVVGRADRRATPVEIERMRDLVVEGLAMGAWGVSAGLDYKPAYFATTDEVVEVVSAAGAWRTNFTNHDRLTPESNFSSRVGVAETLEIGRRAGLVPIVTHMKAQGHEQGTAGDLIDLIAGSAEPGSVAAADAYPYLAGQSGLGALLIPGWAQEGGREAMLQRFADAVSRTRIVEEVEAAMNARFGGPEGVFVTGLDVELTALMRDMGGVSPGEAVVRTLAEANQGAILRFGSEADLVAILQGPTTSVACDCGATDGRASHPRYFGTYPRVLGRYVREQGHLTWEDAIRKMTGLPATTIGMADRGFLAPGMAADITVFDPETVIDHATFENPTAPSTGIRHVLVNGRFALRDGSPTGETAGRALVRTGRLPSRAMSHDVARSVRAEGQLQVVGGSPSGVSVSIEVEQAAGERAARGRVRLTDTASGLSIDAGDMGVLQVTEGWASLSAVATVEGEVRQLLVIFEEADPSADEGATVSLQLGDDYRVSGVIPTVRVTVGR encoded by the coding sequence ATGCTCACGCAGGGGGTCACGACCGAGATTCTCAACCCGGACGGCGGAGGGCCGCTCGACATCGCGGCGCAGCTGTCCGGTCTGCGGGAATCTGGGTTGGCCCTGAACGTCGGTGCCAACACCGGCTTCAACCGCATCTGGACCGAGGTGGTGGGTCGCGCCGACCGGCGTGCCACACCGGTCGAGATCGAGCGCATGCGCGACCTCGTCGTCGAGGGACTCGCGATGGGCGCGTGGGGCGTTTCCGCGGGCCTCGACTACAAGCCGGCATACTTCGCCACGACCGACGAGGTCGTCGAAGTCGTCAGCGCGGCTGGAGCATGGCGGACCAACTTCACGAACCACGACCGCCTGACACCGGAGTCCAACTTCAGCTCACGGGTCGGGGTAGCGGAGACCCTCGAGATAGGCAGGCGAGCGGGGCTCGTCCCCATTGTCACGCACATGAAGGCGCAGGGTCATGAGCAGGGTACCGCGGGGGATCTCATCGATCTCATCGCAGGCTCTGCGGAGCCCGGGAGCGTGGCAGCGGCCGACGCGTATCCCTATCTCGCGGGCCAGTCGGGTTTGGGCGCACTCCTCATCCCAGGCTGGGCCCAAGAAGGCGGCCGCGAGGCGATGCTCCAGCGGTTCGCCGATGCTGTCTCGCGGACACGCATCGTAGAGGAGGTCGAGGCCGCGATGAATGCCCGCTTCGGTGGGCCGGAGGGTGTGTTCGTCACGGGACTCGACGTCGAGCTCACCGCGCTGATGCGTGACATGGGCGGTGTTTCGCCCGGCGAGGCGGTCGTGCGGACGCTCGCCGAGGCGAATCAGGGAGCGATCCTGCGCTTCGGCTCCGAGGCCGACCTCGTGGCCATCCTGCAGGGACCGACGACGTCCGTAGCCTGCGACTGCGGCGCCACGGATGGCCGGGCCTCGCATCCGCGCTACTTCGGAACCTACCCGCGCGTTCTGGGGCGTTACGTCCGGGAGCAGGGGCACCTCACGTGGGAGGACGCAATCCGAAAGATGACGGGCCTACCCGCCACGACGATCGGCATGGCGGATCGGGGCTTCCTCGCGCCCGGGATGGCAGCCGATATCACCGTCTTCGATCCCGAAACGGTGATCGATCATGCGACGTTCGAGAACCCGACCGCTCCCTCGACGGGGATCCGCCACGTCCTGGTGAACGGGCGCTTCGCCCTGCGCGACGGTTCGCCGACCGGAGAGACAGCGGGCCGCGCGCTCGTGCGGACCGGCCGGCTTCCGAGCCGCGCGATGAGCCACGACGTTGCCCGGAGTGTCCGAGCCGAGGGTCAGCTCCAGGTAGTAGGCGGGTCGCCGAGCGGGGTCTCAGTGTCGATCGAGGTCGAACAGGCCGCCGGAGAGAGAGCCGCCCGTGGCAGGGTCAGGCTGACGGATACTGCCAGTGGTCTCTCGATCGACGCCGGAGACATGGGTGTGCTCCAGGTGACGGAGGGGTGGGCATCGCTCAGCGCCGTGGCCACGGTCGAGGGCGAGGTCCGCCAACTGCTCGTGATCTTCGAGGAAGCGGACCCATCCGCCGACGAGGGCGCGACAGTGAGCCTGCAACTGGGTGACGACTACCGCGTGAGCGGAGTGATCCCGACGGTCAGGGTCACGGTTGGGCGATGA
- a CDS encoding dicarboxylate/amino acid:cation symporter, whose protein sequence is MTEDSIPGPSSERRSGMGLGTRIFIGMVLGSVLGAALGERVTVVQPIGDLFIRLLVLAAIPLVFFNLLAGLTALSDVRTFGRLATKIMSYYVVTDLVALSLGFAAAALLRPGVGMQLTEQVEGTVGAVPSIGDVLLGMVPTNVFRAFAEGNVVQLVVVAVLLGIATLMLTGTARDRLGAAYSDLAALFRRLVDLILIVAPLGIAALMAVTVGRYGASVIGPMTKFLLGVYAAQLIIFVGYMFLLRTFTDRRPGRFLRDTGPLWATTVATTSSLASLSVALEIAEKIRLPRSLYSFTLPLGAQLNKDGTSVMLGAVLLFTAQAAGVDFGAASFLTLLFVGLLLSEGSGGIPGGGFVIALIYVQAFNLPIEVAAIVGGIYRLVDMGNTTINVMGDVVGTSLLAHSEARRAAQE, encoded by the coding sequence ATGACCGAGGACTCGATACCCGGCCCGTCCTCGGAACGCCGCTCCGGCATGGGCCTGGGGACGCGGATCTTCATCGGGATGGTGCTCGGATCGGTGTTGGGCGCGGCTCTCGGCGAGCGCGTCACAGTGGTCCAGCCCATCGGCGACCTCTTCATCCGGCTGCTCGTGCTCGCCGCGATTCCGCTCGTGTTCTTCAACTTGCTCGCGGGGCTCACCGCGCTGTCGGACGTACGCACGTTCGGGCGACTCGCGACGAAGATCATGAGCTACTACGTGGTGACGGACCTCGTGGCGCTCTCGCTCGGTTTTGCGGCGGCAGCTCTGCTCCGGCCGGGCGTGGGCATGCAGCTCACTGAGCAGGTGGAGGGGACGGTCGGCGCCGTGCCCTCGATCGGCGACGTGCTCCTGGGGATGGTTCCGACCAACGTCTTCCGGGCCTTCGCGGAAGGAAACGTCGTGCAGCTCGTGGTCGTGGCAGTGCTTCTGGGCATCGCGACGCTCATGCTGACCGGGACCGCACGCGATCGCTTAGGCGCTGCCTACTCGGATTTGGCCGCGCTCTTTCGGCGGCTGGTCGATCTGATCCTCATCGTCGCGCCCCTCGGTATCGCGGCTCTGATGGCGGTGACCGTCGGACGGTACGGCGCGTCGGTGATCGGCCCGATGACGAAGTTCCTCCTTGGGGTGTACGCCGCCCAGCTCATCATTTTCGTGGGCTACATGTTCCTGCTCCGCACGTTCACGGACCGGAGGCCGGGTCGGTTCCTCCGCGACACCGGCCCGCTGTGGGCGACGACGGTCGCGACCACGTCGAGTCTGGCTTCCCTCTCCGTCGCTCTCGAGATCGCCGAGAAGATTCGGCTCCCCAGGTCGCTCTACTCCTTCACGCTTCCGCTCGGGGCTCAACTGAACAAGGACGGCACGTCTGTCATGCTCGGGGCGGTGCTCCTCTTCACGGCTCAGGCCGCGGGCGTCGACTTCGGTGCCGCGTCGTTCCTGACCCTTCTCTTCGTCGGGCTCCTCCTCTCCGAGGGATCCGGTGGGATCCCGGGCGGCGGATTCGTGATCGCGCTGATCTACGTACAGGCCTTCAACCTCCCCATCGAGGTCGCGGCCATCGTCGGCGGTATCTATAGGCTCGTCGATATGGGGAACACGACGATCAACGTGATGGGTGACGTGGTGGGCACATCGCTCCTGGCACATTCCGAGGCCAGGCGTGCGGCACAGGAGTGA